The Candidatus Poribacteria bacterium genomic sequence GCCCTCTACATCCTCACAGCGGCCTTCAAACTGTATCCCCTCATACGATCGGGGAGGGGAGGAGCTGTCAGGTCCACCGGTGAGGAGATATCCGAGCTGAAGGATGACTCCCTGCCCCGATACACCATCATGGTTCCCCTCTACAGGGAGGGTGAAGTCGTGGAGGGACTGATCGAGGCGATCTCAAACATGGATTATCCAAAGGGGAAGCTCGAGGTGCTGCTGCTTCTGGAGGAGGATGATCGTGAGACCATGGAGGCGTTGGGGAGGATGAGGATGCCGGAAAACTTCAAGAAGCTGATCGTTCCAGGAGGGTATCCCAAAACCAAGCCCAGGGCATGTAACTTCGGGCTGAGACACGCCACGGGGGAGTATCTGGTCATATATGACGCTGAGGACAGACCCGAAAGGGATCAGCTCAAGCAGGCCGCCTTGGCCTTCAGGAAATGCGGAGATGAGAAGGTCGCCTGCTTTCAGGCCAAGCTGAACTTCTACAACCCCAGGCAGAACCTGCTGACGAGGCTCTTCAGGCTGGAGTACACATTCTGGTTCGATCTGATGCTGCCGGCACTTTCATCTATAAACGCTCCCGTCCCTCTTGGTGGATCCTCCAACCATTTCAGAAGGGAGGTCCTGGAGAAAATAGGCGGATGGGATGAGTTCAACGTCGCGGAGGATTGCGATATGGGTATGAGGCTGAATAGGAAAGGTTACAGGGTGGGCGTGTTGAACTCCACCACCTGGGAGGAGGCCGCAAGCGAGCTTGGAAACTGGATGGGACAGAGATCCAGATGGATGAAGGGATACATCCAGACGTACCTGGTGCATATGAGGGAGCCTGTAAGGTGTATGAGGGAGATGGGCGTCTTCAACTTCCTCACCTTCAACATGATAGTCGGTTTCGGGACGATGCTCTCACTCTTGAATCCCGTCTTTTGGCTCATGTTTCTCTGGCATATGGCGAGCGGATCGGCTTTCATCGAGTCGCTGTTCCCCGGGGTGATAGGGTACATGGGGAGTTTCAGCCTCATTTTTTTAAACTTCGCCTTCATCTACCTGATGATCATCTCGGCGCTCGTGAGGGAGGATTATGATCTGGTGAAATACGGGCTGCTGAGCCCCATAAGCTGGGTCTTGATGAGCGTGGCGGGGTGGAGGGGATTGATGGAGCTCATCTTCAAGCCTCATTACTGGCGGAAGACCAAACATGGGGAGGTTAAGGGGATATGATCTCGGTCGTGGTTCCCATCTACAACGAGGAGGAGGTTCTTCTGGAGCTTTATCGGAGGTTGAAGAGGGTGATGGAAGGGATCGGCGAGCCATATGAGATCATCTTCGTCAACGATGGCAGCGAGGATAGGTCGCTACAGGTGATGATGGAGCTGCGGGAGAGGGATGCTCGTGTGAAGATCGTGGATCTCTCCCGCAACTTCGGTCATCAGATAGCCATTACGGCGGGTATGGATTATTCGTGTGGGGATGGGGTGATAGTGATGGATGGGGATCTTCAGGACCCTCCGGAGGTGATAGAGGAGTTAGTGAGGGTGTGGAGGGAGGGGTATGATGTGGTACATGCCGTGAGGGTGGCTAGAAGGGGTGAGGGCTTTTTCAAGCGATTCACTGCCAGGGGGTATTATCGCCTGATAGGGATGATATCAGAGGTGGATATCCCCAGGGAGGTTGGCGATTTTCGGCTGCTGAGCCGTAGGGTGGTGGATGAGGTGAGGGGGATGAGGGAGAGGAGCCGCTTCATCCGAGGGCTTGTGAGGTGGGTGGGTTTCAGGCAGGGGGAGATCTACTACGAAAGGGAGG encodes the following:
- a CDS encoding glycosyltransferase → MFLIAASMSLIWINWFGYLLTVVGICIALYILTAAFKLYPLIRSGRGGAVRSTGEEISELKDDSLPRYTIMVPLYREGEVVEGLIEAISNMDYPKGKLEVLLLLEEDDRETMEALGRMRMPENFKKLIVPGGYPKTKPRACNFGLRHATGEYLVIYDAEDRPERDQLKQAALAFRKCGDEKVACFQAKLNFYNPRQNLLTRLFRLEYTFWFDLMLPALSSINAPVPLGGSSNHFRREVLEKIGGWDEFNVAEDCDMGMRLNRKGYRVGVLNSTTWEEAASELGNWMGQRSRWMKGYIQTYLVHMREPVRCMREMGVFNFLTFNMIVGFGTMLSLLNPVFWLMFLWHMASGSAFIESLFPGVIGYMGSFSLIFLNFAFIYLMIISALVREDYDLVKYGLLSPISWVLMSVAGWRGLMELIFKPHYWRKTKHGEVKGI
- a CDS encoding glycosyltransferase family 2 protein; translation: MISVVVPIYNEEEVLLELYRRLKRVMEGIGEPYEIIFVNDGSEDRSLQVMMELRERDARVKIVDLSRNFGHQIAITAGMDYSCGDGVIVMDGDLQDPPEVIEELVRVWREGYDVVHAVRVARRGEGFFKRFTARGYYRLIGMISEVDIPREVGDFRLLSRRVVDEVRGMRERSRFIRGLVRWVGFRQGEIYYEREERFAGESKYTLRRMVRFALDGVTSFSRVPLEVPLYVGLCVSGLSFLCILVLMVLGFLRGALWGYGLILASMLFLGGVELVFIGILGEYVGRIYEEVKGRPLYVVREAVGFDGSHLSGSRHYRCSDLG